GTCATCTCGAATAAATTGCGAGCCTCAAACCGGGTGTTGGACAAACCGTTAAGCTCAGCATTCTGAAATGCCCTGTCAACCAGCACCTGGCTGCCTTCAATGCCAACCACTTCCTTGCTGACCCTGGCCAGCGGCAAGGTAAAATTACCCAGCCCGCAGAAAAGATCCAGCACCCGATCGTTCACCCCGGGTTCCAGCAAAGCCAGCGCACGAGAGACCAGACGCTGGTTGATCTGGTGATTGACCTGCGTAAAGTCAGTCGGTTTGAACGGCATTCGCACGTCAAACTCTGGGAGGGTGTAGGCCAGTTCTGTAGGTGCCTGGTGATCCAGCAGATGCACCGTGTCAGGACCTTTGGACTGCAACCACCACTGGACCTGGCGGGCGCTGGCAAACTCACGCAGCTTTGCAAGGTCCTCCTCGCTCAATGGATCAAGGTGACGCAGCACCAGTGCAACCACTTCGGTACCAACGGCAACCTCAATCTGTGGCAGACGCTCAGGGATACTCAACGACTCAATCAACCGACGCAAAGGCACGAGCAGGTTACTGACCCTCTCGGGCAAGACCTGACAGGACGTCATGTCGGCCACGAAGCTGCTCTTGCGCTCGTGAAATCCGACCAGCACCTCCCCTTTGCGGGCAACGTAACGGACTGTCAGTCGGGCTCGAAAGCGGTACCCCCAGAAAGGGCCGTAAATGGGAGGAAGCACTTGCTCGGGTCGAAGATTGCCGAGGTGTCCGAAAGCATCTTCGAGGACTCGCTGCTTGACAGCAACCTGAGCGACTGGATCGAGATGCTGCATAGAGCAGCCACCACAGACTCCATAATGCTTGCAGCGTGGTTTGACGCGCATCCATGAGGTGCGCAGCACAGATTTGGTCCTGGCAAGATTGTAGGAAGGCTTCTTGCGATAAACCTGTGCCATGACAGCTTCACCAGGCAAGGCGTCGTCTACAAAGACAACTTTGCCATCGATTCGTCCGACACCTCGTGCATCATGATCCAGTGACTCGATTTGTACACGTACTTCAGGGGGCGCCGACCTCATTAACCCTTGCTCCAGGCTTGTAAGTATTCTTTCCAGTGGGGTACATCCACCGACTCCAGGTGCGCGCGCACCAGCTCAATCTCTTGCTCATAAGCGTCGCGGGACAGCTCACCACGCATCAGCCTGAACCGGCACAACATCAGCCAGGTATTAACGACATCGGTCTCGCAGTAGGCCCTGACCTCGTCAGCTTTGCCGTCTCGCCAGGCCTGCCAGACCTGGCTGCCATCCATGCCCAGTTTGCCGGGAAATCCACATAGTTTTGCCAACTGGTCCAGCGGGGCATTGGCCCGCCCGGTGTACTTGGCCAGAACGTCCATCAAATCC
This sequence is a window from Orrella marina. Protein-coding genes within it:
- the rlmD gene encoding 23S rRNA (uracil(1939)-C(5))-methyltransferase RlmD, translating into MRSAPPEVRVQIESLDHDARGVGRIDGKVVFVDDALPGEAVMAQVYRKKPSYNLARTKSVLRTSWMRVKPRCKHYGVCGGCSMQHLDPVAQVAVKQRVLEDAFGHLGNLRPEQVLPPIYGPFWGYRFRARLTVRYVARKGEVLVGFHERKSSFVADMTSCQVLPERVSNLLVPLRRLIESLSIPERLPQIEVAVGTEVVALVLRHLDPLSEEDLAKLREFASARQVQWWLQSKGPDTVHLLDHQAPTELAYTLPEFDVRMPFKPTDFTQVNHQINQRLVSRALALLEPGVNDRVLDLFCGLGNFTLPLARVSKEVVGIEGSQVLVDRAFQNAELNGLSNTRFEARNLFEMTLEDLTALGRFDRMLIDPPREGAMAVCEALAVLDPEMRPARIVYVSCNPATLARDAALLHHNGGYHLRAAGVVNMFPHTGHVESIAVFE